One genomic segment of Microbacterium sp. ProA8 includes these proteins:
- a CDS encoding 5-methyltetrahydropteroyltriglutamate--homocysteine S-methyltransferase, translated as MSTPPFRADIVGSFLRPTELAEARRRFASGQIDADALRIAEETAIAELVVREADAGLKLATDGEFRRSWWHFDFFGLLDGVEVVELDHGIQFQGVQTRPRGLEISGKIGFSDTHPFLDHFRSLKSLLERTTGAVPKFSIPAPTVLDFRLEPGHIDGAAYDGRDDIVDDLVQAYRDAVAAFYDAGARYLQFDDTAWAYLCSDVELEKARERGIRTDGIAERYAGILNRILDGKPDDLVVTTHVCRGNFRSTWISSGGYEPVAEQLLGNTAYDGYFLEYDSERAGGFEPLRFLPEGDKTVVLGLITSKSGELEDVDAVKKRIDEASAFAPLEQLALSPQCGFASTEEGNVLTEDEQWAKVREVVDIAADVWR; from the coding sequence GTGTCAACACCGCCGTTCCGCGCCGACATCGTCGGCAGCTTCCTCCGTCCCACCGAGCTCGCCGAGGCGCGCCGCCGCTTCGCCTCCGGCCAGATCGACGCCGACGCGCTGCGCATCGCGGAAGAGACCGCGATCGCCGAGCTCGTCGTGCGCGAGGCCGACGCGGGCCTGAAACTCGCGACCGACGGCGAATTCCGCCGCTCCTGGTGGCATTTCGACTTCTTCGGCCTGCTCGACGGTGTGGAGGTGGTCGAGCTCGATCACGGCATCCAGTTCCAGGGCGTGCAGACCCGGCCCCGCGGCCTCGAGATCAGCGGCAAGATCGGGTTCAGCGACACGCACCCGTTCCTCGACCACTTCCGCTCGCTCAAGAGCCTGCTCGAGCGCACGACCGGCGCGGTGCCGAAGTTCAGCATCCCGGCGCCGACGGTGCTCGACTTCCGGCTCGAGCCGGGGCACATCGACGGCGCGGCGTACGACGGCCGCGACGACATCGTCGACGACCTCGTCCAGGCGTACCGCGACGCCGTGGCCGCCTTCTACGACGCCGGCGCCCGCTACCTGCAGTTCGACGACACCGCCTGGGCCTACCTCTGCTCGGACGTCGAGCTCGAGAAGGCGCGGGAGCGCGGCATCCGCACCGACGGCATCGCCGAGCGGTACGCGGGCATCCTCAACCGCATCCTCGACGGCAAGCCCGACGATCTCGTCGTCACGACGCACGTGTGCCGCGGCAACTTCCGCTCGACGTGGATCTCTTCGGGCGGCTACGAGCCGGTCGCCGAGCAGCTGCTCGGGAACACCGCGTACGACGGCTACTTCCTCGAGTACGACAGTGAGCGCGCCGGCGGCTTCGAGCCGCTGCGCTTCCTGCCCGAAGGCGACAAGACGGTCGTGCTCGGCCTGATCACGTCCAAGAGCGGCGAGCTGGAGGACGTGGATGCCGTCAAGAAGCGCATCGACGAGGCATCCGCGTTCGCCCCCCTCGAGCAGCTCGCGCTGAGCCCGCAGTGCGG
- a CDS encoding serine hydrolase — protein MEPRKDAESLRGARRSTGRRLPKRAAAGRRSFTSTLKALDDLAASGAKISVRITDLDRGTSVLSGDDFVTLPVAGLGVVPLLVEVAAAFEAGRLEPLEIIDRAHLEPVGVGGVWQHLKAPALPLSDLAVLTASTGDAMAANALLKRVGLPAVRARIEDLGLSRSALLDRFRDERGPDDAPHFALGSARELAEVFAALVNSQVVSPSVSAQVAEWLSLNHDLSLVASATGLDPFSHENDEHGLLFINKTGRDAGVRVEAGVLAGPRAGVSYALIVCFDDLSISHRLRVHDAFRILGTDLMEYVF, from the coding sequence ATCGAGCCCAGAAAGGATGCCGAGTCGCTGCGGGGGGCGCGACGGAGCACAGGACGGCGGCTGCCGAAGAGGGCAGCTGCCGGCCGTCGATCATTCACGTCGACGCTGAAGGCGCTCGACGACCTCGCCGCGTCGGGGGCCAAGATCTCGGTGCGCATCACCGATCTCGACCGCGGCACGTCGGTGCTGTCCGGCGACGACTTCGTCACCCTGCCGGTCGCGGGCCTCGGCGTGGTGCCGCTGCTCGTCGAGGTGGCGGCCGCCTTCGAGGCGGGGCGGCTCGAGCCGCTCGAGATCATCGACCGCGCGCACCTCGAGCCGGTGGGCGTCGGGGGCGTGTGGCAGCACCTCAAGGCGCCCGCCCTGCCGCTGTCCGACCTCGCGGTGCTCACCGCGTCGACGGGCGACGCGATGGCGGCGAACGCGCTGCTCAAGCGCGTGGGCCTCCCGGCGGTGCGCGCCCGCATCGAAGACCTGGGGCTCTCGCGCTCGGCGCTGCTCGATCGCTTCCGCGACGAGCGCGGGCCCGACGACGCCCCGCACTTCGCCCTCGGCTCCGCCCGCGAGCTCGCCGAGGTGTTCGCCGCCCTGGTCAACTCGCAGGTCGTCTCACCGAGCGTGAGCGCCCAGGTGGCCGAGTGGCTGAGCCTCAACCACGACCTGTCGCTCGTGGCATCCGCCACCGGTCTCGACCCGTTCTCGCACGAGAACGACGAGCACGGGCTGCTCTTCATCAACAAGACGGGCCGGGATGCCGGCGTCCGGGTCGAAGCCGGGGTGCTGGCAGGTCCTCGAGCCGGGGTGTCGTACGCGCTCATCGTCTGCTTCGACGACCTGTCGATCTCGCACCGCCTCCGCGTCCACGACGCGTTCCGCATCCTCGGCACGGACCTCATGGAGTACGTGTTCTGA
- a CDS encoding M13-type metalloendopeptidase, giving the protein MTDAPRSGLALEELSAEIRPQDDLFRHVNGAWLDRTEIPEDKARWGSFHLIAEQAEKDVHAIVEESQQAEPGTEARKIGDLYTSFMDTERIEQQGAAPLADVLARVEAITDIPGFLRTIGEFEREGIAALIHLYIEPDPGNPQRYVPFFIQGGLSLPDESYYRLDNFQETRIAFRAHVQRILELAGVAEAEASADRIVTIETELATHHWDNVASRDAVKTYNLKTWDEVQALVGVDLTPWREGAAAEHADAFAEINVYQPSFFEGLGTLLVEERLEDWKAWLRFAVVHSAAPFLSDEFVAENFGFYGTQLTGVPVNRERWKRGVSLTEAALGEAIGHVYVERHFPPASKVAMDELVANLIEAYRQSIADLEWMTAETRERALAKLDSFTPKIAYPVKWKDYSTLEIDAGDLVGNVRRAHVWEHDRQLAKIGQPIDRDEWFMTPQTVNAYYNPLMNEIVFPAAILQYPFFDAERDAAANYGGIGAVIGHEIGHGFDDQGSRFDGDGLLQDWWTDDDRAAFDERTKNLIAQYDALVPRGVEGERLAPENHVNGALTIGENIGDLGGLGIAIRAYALSLGTDGDGQPAQAPEIDGFTGIQRLLLSWGQIWQQKGRDAETIRLLTIDPHSPNEFRCNQIVRNIDAFYDAFGVTESDALWLDQDQRVTIW; this is encoded by the coding sequence ATGACCGACGCCCCACGCTCCGGTCTCGCGCTCGAGGAACTCAGCGCCGAGATCCGCCCTCAGGACGACCTCTTCCGCCACGTCAACGGCGCGTGGCTGGATCGCACCGAGATCCCGGAGGACAAGGCGCGGTGGGGCTCCTTCCACCTCATCGCGGAGCAGGCCGAGAAGGACGTGCACGCGATCGTCGAGGAGTCGCAGCAGGCCGAGCCCGGCACCGAGGCGCGCAAGATCGGCGACCTCTACACGAGCTTCATGGACACCGAGCGCATCGAGCAGCAGGGTGCGGCGCCCCTCGCGGACGTTCTGGCACGCGTCGAGGCGATCACCGACATCCCCGGGTTCCTCCGCACCATCGGGGAGTTCGAGCGCGAGGGCATCGCGGCGCTCATCCACCTCTACATCGAGCCCGACCCGGGCAACCCGCAGCGCTACGTGCCGTTCTTCATCCAGGGCGGGCTGTCGCTTCCCGACGAGAGCTACTACCGTCTCGACAACTTCCAGGAGACGCGCATCGCGTTCCGTGCGCATGTGCAGCGCATCCTGGAGCTCGCGGGCGTCGCCGAGGCCGAGGCATCCGCCGACCGCATCGTGACGATCGAGACCGAGCTCGCCACGCACCACTGGGACAACGTCGCGAGTCGCGACGCGGTCAAGACGTACAACCTCAAGACCTGGGACGAGGTGCAGGCGCTCGTGGGCGTCGACCTCACGCCGTGGCGCGAGGGCGCGGCGGCAGAGCACGCCGACGCGTTCGCCGAGATCAACGTCTACCAGCCGAGCTTCTTCGAGGGCCTCGGCACGCTGCTCGTGGAGGAGCGCCTCGAGGACTGGAAGGCGTGGCTGCGCTTCGCCGTCGTCCACTCCGCGGCGCCGTTCCTGTCGGACGAGTTCGTCGCCGAGAACTTCGGGTTCTACGGCACGCAGCTCACCGGCGTCCCCGTGAACCGCGAGCGCTGGAAGCGGGGCGTCAGCCTCACCGAGGCGGCGCTGGGCGAGGCGATCGGCCACGTCTACGTCGAGCGGCACTTCCCGCCGGCCTCGAAGGTCGCGATGGACGAGCTGGTCGCCAACCTCATCGAGGCGTACCGGCAGTCGATCGCCGATCTCGAGTGGATGACCGCCGAGACCCGCGAGCGCGCGCTCGCGAAGCTCGACTCCTTCACCCCGAAGATCGCGTACCCGGTGAAGTGGAAGGACTACTCGACCCTCGAGATCGACGCCGGGGACCTCGTCGGCAACGTCCGCCGCGCGCATGTGTGGGAGCACGACCGCCAGCTCGCCAAGATCGGTCAGCCGATCGACCGCGACGAGTGGTTCATGACGCCGCAGACCGTCAACGCGTACTACAACCCGCTGATGAACGAGATCGTGTTCCCCGCGGCGATCCTGCAGTACCCCTTCTTCGACGCCGAGCGCGACGCGGCCGCGAACTACGGCGGCATCGGCGCGGTCATCGGCCACGAGATCGGCCACGGCTTCGACGACCAGGGCAGCCGCTTCGACGGCGACGGGCTGCTGCAGGACTGGTGGACCGACGACGACCGCGCCGCCTTCGACGAGCGCACCAAGAACCTCATCGCGCAGTACGACGCGCTCGTGCCCCGGGGCGTGGAGGGCGAGCGGCTCGCCCCCGAGAACCATGTCAACGGCGCGCTCACGATCGGCGAGAACATCGGCGATCTGGGCGGTCTCGGCATCGCGATCAGGGCCTACGCCCTGTCGCTCGGTACGGACGGGGACGGTCAGCCCGCCCAGGCGCCCGAGATCGACGGGTTCACCGGCATCCAGCGCCTGCTCCTGAGCTGGGGACAGATCTGGCAGCAGAAGGGGCGGGATGCCGAGACCATCCGTCTGCTCACGATCGACCCGCACTCGCCCAACGAGTTCCGGTGCAATCAGATCGTCCGCAACATCGACGCGTTCTACGATGCCTTCGGTGTGACGGAGTCGGATGCACTCTGGCTCGATCAGGACCAGCGCGTCACCATCTGGTGA
- a CDS encoding MATE family efflux transporter: MTTDTLNRDILRLAVPALGALIAEPLFLIVDSALVGHLGVEPLAGLGIASAVLQTIVGLMVFLAYSTTPAVARRFGAGDPSRAVSVGIDGMWLALGLGAVLALVGYVATPFLVGLFGATPEVAEQAEIYLGISMWGLPAMLVVFAATGLLRGMQDTVTPLWIAGLGFGANALLNWAFIYGFGWGIAGSAVGTVVAQWGMVAAYALVVGRLARRHEASIRPQREGVRGSARSGGWLFLRTVSLRVALLATVAVATGLGTVELAGWQVAFTIFSTAAFALDALAIAAQALIGKGLGAEDRRLVHRVLGRTVAWGAWFGVITGALIGALSGVIGLLFTGDPGIATLVQPALIVLAIAQPLCGIVFVLDGVLIGAGDAKYLAIAGILNLVPYLPALVLVAVLQPVGAAGLAWLAVAFFGVYMLARLATLGWRVRGAAWMSVPA; the protein is encoded by the coding sequence GTGACGACCGACACCCTGAACCGCGACATCCTGCGGCTCGCGGTGCCGGCGCTCGGCGCCCTGATCGCCGAGCCGCTGTTCCTCATCGTCGACTCGGCGCTGGTCGGCCATCTCGGCGTCGAACCGCTCGCGGGTCTCGGCATCGCGTCGGCGGTGCTGCAGACCATCGTCGGGCTGATGGTGTTCCTCGCCTACTCGACCACACCGGCCGTCGCCCGGCGCTTCGGCGCCGGCGACCCCTCGCGCGCGGTGTCCGTCGGCATCGACGGCATGTGGCTCGCACTCGGCCTCGGCGCCGTGCTGGCCCTCGTCGGCTATGTGGCGACGCCGTTCCTCGTCGGCCTCTTCGGCGCGACGCCCGAGGTCGCGGAGCAGGCCGAGATCTACCTCGGCATCTCGATGTGGGGTCTGCCCGCGATGCTGGTCGTGTTCGCCGCGACCGGCCTCCTCCGCGGCATGCAGGACACCGTGACGCCGCTGTGGATCGCAGGGCTCGGCTTCGGCGCGAACGCCCTCCTCAACTGGGCGTTCATCTACGGCTTCGGGTGGGGCATCGCAGGCTCCGCGGTCGGCACGGTCGTCGCGCAATGGGGCATGGTCGCTGCGTACGCGCTCGTCGTGGGCCGGCTCGCGCGGCGGCACGAGGCATCCATCCGCCCCCAGCGAGAAGGCGTGCGCGGTTCGGCACGATCGGGCGGCTGGCTGTTCCTGCGCACGGTCTCACTCCGGGTCGCGCTGCTCGCGACGGTGGCCGTGGCCACCGGCCTCGGCACGGTCGAGCTGGCCGGCTGGCAGGTGGCGTTCACGATCTTCTCGACCGCGGCATTCGCGCTCGACGCACTCGCGATCGCCGCCCAGGCGCTCATCGGCAAGGGACTCGGCGCCGAGGACCGCCGGCTCGTGCACCGCGTGCTCGGCCGCACGGTCGCGTGGGGCGCGTGGTTCGGCGTGATCACCGGGGCGCTGATCGGCGCGCTCTCGGGGGTGATCGGCCTGCTGTTCACCGGCGACCCGGGCATCGCGACGCTGGTGCAGCCCGCACTCATCGTGCTCGCGATCGCGCAGCCGCTGTGCGGCATCGTGTTCGTGCTGGACGGCGTGCTCATCGGCGCGGGCGACGCGAAGTACCTCGCGATCGCCGGCATCCTCAACCTCGTGCCGTACCTGCCGGCGCTGGTGCTCGTCGCCGTGCTGCAGCCCGTGGGTGCCGCCGGGCTCGCGTGGCTGGCGGTCGCCTTCTTCGGCGTCTACATGCTGGCGCGGCTCGCGACGCTCGGCTGGCGCGTCCGCGGCGCGGCCTGGATGTCCGTCCCCGCCTGA
- a CDS encoding semialdehyde dehydrogenase, translating to MSGTGTFAFTVHPRARLREDLARAWRPLGLVPERVYDTALRRLPLAPVTMASVQIGGERVGHVVLVPFGARHLLSNVEEGRRRVSRAVDRAAALGADVVGLGALTATVTAGGITLRERTDIAVTNGNAFTAAIVEDQIRMLLPHVSSKTSRPHVAIVGATGSVGTAVTRLLARDSAGARLTLIARTAPRLEALAASVAGDVDVATAQSIDAVGDADLVVLLTASADTLLGPEHLAPGAVVLDATQPRNTSPGLAAARPDVLVVDGGIVSIPTLRLVGGEIGLPDGRSYACFAETAILALSGHTGHFSLGNPTLDQVDAIRERARGLGHLGFRAADPTSFGRPVTFESRAAVIA from the coding sequence ATGTCGGGCACCGGAACCTTCGCGTTCACCGTTCACCCCCGCGCCCGCCTGCGCGAAGACCTCGCGCGCGCCTGGCGGCCGCTGGGACTCGTTCCCGAGCGCGTCTACGACACCGCGCTGCGGCGCCTGCCGCTGGCCCCGGTGACGATGGCGAGCGTGCAGATCGGCGGCGAGCGCGTCGGCCACGTCGTGCTGGTGCCGTTCGGTGCACGCCACCTCCTGTCGAACGTCGAAGAGGGCCGCCGCCGCGTCAGCCGCGCGGTGGATCGCGCCGCGGCGCTCGGCGCCGACGTCGTGGGCCTCGGCGCCCTGACCGCGACGGTGACGGCGGGCGGCATCACGCTGCGCGAGCGCACCGACATCGCGGTGACGAACGGCAACGCGTTCACCGCGGCGATCGTCGAGGACCAGATCCGGATGCTGCTTCCCCACGTCTCGTCGAAGACCTCGCGGCCGCACGTGGCCATCGTGGGCGCGACGGGCAGCGTGGGCACCGCTGTCACGAGGCTCCTCGCCCGGGACTCCGCCGGCGCCCGTCTGACGCTCATCGCGCGGACCGCTCCGCGCCTGGAAGCGCTCGCCGCGAGTGTCGCCGGCGACGTCGACGTCGCGACCGCCCAGAGCATCGACGCGGTCGGCGACGCGGACCTCGTGGTGCTGCTGACGGCGTCCGCCGACACGCTGCTCGGGCCCGAGCATCTGGCGCCCGGCGCCGTCGTGCTCGACGCCACGCAGCCCCGGAACACGTCTCCCGGGCTCGCGGCCGCGCGGCCCGACGTGCTCGTCGTCGACGGGGGCATCGTCTCCATCCCGACCCTCCGTCTCGTCGGCGGCGAGATCGGCCTGCCCGACGGTCGCTCGTACGCCTGCTTCGCCGAGACCGCGATCCTCGCCTTGTCGGGGCACACCGGTCACTTCTCGCTCGGCAACCCGACGCTCGACCAGGTCGACGCCATCCGCGAGCGCGCGCGGGGGCTCGGCCACCTCGGGTTCCGCGCCGCCGACCCGACCAGCTTCGGCAGGCCGGTCACGTTCGAGTCGCGTGCGGCGGTGATCGCATGA
- a CDS encoding FAD-dependent oxidoreductase, translated as MTRVVLLGGGYVTLHAYATLARRSGRDLASGELEIVVISADRAHRFHGFTGELVAGMIDPDRVATPLAEAMPLARIIDGRALSIDTVHQSVSYGRGENAVEVLAYDHLVVGTGAREPASEVVGLEQHGRTLRGPDEIAALADHLGTVPGSPVVVAGGGIAGAELAAAIADRGHPVTLVHSGSRILGEWSDQPGLVARAEKELDRLGVRVLRGVRLAEVTPTTAVLSDGTTLAAATVVAATGQRPVHIPGLDPWRDERGRLRTGRTLAVRYGVWAAGDGARVEHPKSGEPVPANALWAMKGGDHIGRAIARRLSGKAPRVFTYRGLGRAASFGLGHGISELYGVPFTGALAWMLRLVFFLRFMPSPARAVGVVSDLTRFAVTPRARAGVDMPPRSEPALGAGAA; from the coding sequence ATGACGCGCGTGGTGCTGCTCGGTGGCGGCTACGTGACCCTGCACGCGTACGCGACGCTGGCACGCCGGAGCGGGCGCGACCTCGCGAGCGGGGAGCTCGAGATCGTGGTGATCTCGGCCGATCGCGCGCACCGCTTCCACGGCTTCACGGGCGAACTCGTCGCCGGCATGATCGACCCCGATCGCGTCGCCACTCCCCTCGCGGAGGCCATGCCGCTCGCCCGCATCATCGACGGCCGGGCCCTGAGCATCGACACCGTCCACCAGTCGGTCTCGTACGGGCGCGGCGAGAATGCCGTCGAGGTGCTGGCCTACGACCACCTCGTGGTGGGCACCGGAGCCAGGGAGCCGGCGTCGGAAGTCGTGGGACTGGAGCAGCACGGCCGCACGCTCCGAGGTCCCGACGAGATCGCCGCCCTCGCCGACCACCTCGGGACGGTTCCAGGATCGCCCGTCGTCGTGGCCGGCGGCGGGATCGCGGGCGCCGAGCTCGCGGCCGCCATCGCCGACCGCGGACATCCGGTCACCCTCGTGCACTCGGGAAGCCGGATCCTCGGCGAGTGGTCCGACCAGCCAGGGCTGGTGGCGCGCGCCGAGAAGGAGCTCGACCGCCTCGGGGTCCGGGTGCTGCGGGGCGTGCGTCTCGCCGAGGTCACGCCGACGACGGCGGTGCTGTCGGACGGCACGACGCTCGCCGCGGCGACCGTCGTCGCGGCGACCGGGCAGCGTCCCGTGCACATCCCGGGGCTCGACCCGTGGCGCGACGAGCGCGGACGACTGCGGACGGGCCGAACGCTCGCCGTCAGGTACGGCGTGTGGGCGGCCGGCGACGGTGCCCGGGTCGAGCATCCCAAGAGCGGGGAGCCCGTGCCTGCCAACGCACTGTGGGCGATGAAGGGCGGCGACCACATCGGCCGCGCGATCGCACGCAGGCTGAGCGGCAAGGCGCCCCGGGTCTTCACGTACCGCGGGCTGGGCCGCGCGGCCTCGTTCGGCCTCGGCCACGGCATCTCCGAGCTGTACGGGGTCCCGTTCACCGGTGCGCTCGCCTGGATGCTGCGGCTGGTGTTCTTCCTGCGCTTCATGCCCTCGCCGGCACGTGCGGTCGGCGTCGTGTCGGACCTCACCCGTTTCGCCGTCACGCCGCGAGCGCGTGCGGGGGTCGACATGCCGCCCCGCAGCGAGCCCGCCCTCGGCGCCGGCGCCGCCTGA
- a CDS encoding MFS transporter: MATRAPRPRFTAALKHRDLRILALAFIADGGASWAYNVVLISYVFERTHSAGWITALVTVRWIVGMLCGGFAGVLADRYDRRTVLMISAILAAVVTFGIAALVAFDAPLWLLLVGAALLTAVCSPVRAASGALIPEVVPESDLVAANALFAVLESVIVVVGPGIGAVLLLAGEPVWGVLINAASFVVAALLYRALRVRSRGSAEPGGGALTQWASGVAALRQHRKALVLTLFLVLDSAVASSASVLLPSLAAHLNGGVAGYSLLLAANAFGSVIVAGIAQRLTGSRRLTLLITGALFLQCVPLWISVFAGSIASAMMLQVIAGVGMVIVDVLAFTTLQRDLPRDVLGRVLGTVDVLILAAAVLCSILGSWLLAQVGIEWAFAVIGLGVPLLGLLGIPVLRRIDKDMAQKAARLEPRTRTLEQLDLLAGAPRSVLEHLAEAAEECTVPAGETIIRQGDPSDALWVLIDGTLAVGAVSAEGVAIDLPDVEAPGYVGELGLLNDATRSATVTTANECRLLRIPGADFSAALEASTPSPSMLDRAGARTSRTSIAATPAAELAED, translated from the coding sequence ATGGCAACCCGTGCCCCGAGGCCGCGTTTCACCGCCGCGTTGAAGCACCGCGACCTGCGCATCCTCGCGCTCGCGTTCATCGCCGACGGCGGCGCATCCTGGGCGTACAACGTCGTCCTCATCTCGTACGTCTTCGAGCGCACGCACTCCGCCGGCTGGATCACCGCGCTCGTCACCGTCCGCTGGATCGTCGGCATGCTGTGCGGCGGGTTCGCCGGTGTGCTCGCCGACCGCTACGACCGGCGCACCGTGCTCATGATCAGCGCGATCCTCGCGGCCGTCGTCACGTTCGGGATCGCCGCTCTCGTCGCGTTCGATGCACCGCTGTGGCTGCTCCTCGTCGGGGCGGCGCTGCTGACGGCCGTCTGCTCGCCGGTGCGGGCGGCATCCGGTGCACTCATCCCCGAGGTCGTCCCCGAATCCGATCTCGTCGCAGCGAACGCGCTGTTCGCGGTGCTCGAGAGCGTGATCGTCGTCGTCGGCCCCGGCATCGGCGCCGTGCTGCTGCTGGCCGGCGAGCCCGTCTGGGGTGTCCTCATCAACGCGGCGAGCTTCGTCGTGGCCGCGCTGCTGTACCGCGCGCTGCGCGTTCGATCGCGCGGCAGCGCGGAGCCCGGCGGGGGTGCGCTCACCCAGTGGGCGTCGGGCGTCGCTGCGCTCCGCCAGCACCGCAAGGCGCTCGTGCTGACCCTTTTCCTCGTGCTCGATTCGGCCGTGGCCAGTTCCGCCAGCGTGCTCCTGCCTTCCCTCGCGGCTCATCTGAACGGCGGTGTCGCGGGCTACAGTCTGCTTCTCGCCGCCAACGCCTTCGGCAGCGTCATCGTCGCAGGCATCGCCCAGCGCCTCACGGGGTCGCGGCGCCTGACCCTGCTCATCACCGGCGCGCTGTTCCTCCAGTGCGTACCGCTGTGGATCTCGGTGTTCGCCGGATCCATCGCGAGCGCGATGATGCTGCAGGTGATCGCCGGCGTCGGGATGGTGATCGTCGACGTGCTGGCCTTCACCACGCTCCAGCGCGACCTGCCGCGTGACGTACTGGGACGCGTGCTCGGCACCGTCGACGTGCTGATCCTCGCTGCCGCGGTGCTGTGTTCCATCCTGGGCAGCTGGCTGCTCGCGCAGGTGGGGATCGAGTGGGCGTTCGCCGTGATCGGCCTCGGTGTGCCGCTGCTCGGCCTGCTCGGCATCCCTGTGCTGCGACGCATCGACAAGGACATGGCGCAGAAGGCCGCCCGGCTGGAGCCTCGCACGCGCACCCTCGAACAGCTGGACCTGTTGGCCGGCGCACCGCGCAGCGTCCTGGAGCACCTCGCCGAGGCCGCCGAAGAGTGCACGGTGCCGGCCGGCGAGACGATCATCCGGCAGGGCGACCCCTCTGACGCGCTGTGGGTGCTCATCGACGGGACGCTGGCGGTCGGTGCCGTCAGCGCCGAGGGGGTCGCGATAGACCTGCCGGATGTCGAGGCGCCCGGATACGTCGGCGAACTCGGCCTGCTCAACGACGCCACGCGGTCGGCGACCGTGACCACGGCGAACGAATGCCGGCTGCTGCGCATCCCCGGTGCGGATTTCAGCGCCGCGCTGGAGGCATCCACTCCGTCGCCGTCGATGCTCGACCGCGCCGGGGCGCGCACGTCCCGCACGTCGATCGCCGCGACGCCCGCCGCCGAACTCGCCGAAGACTGA
- a CDS encoding RNA methyltransferase codes for MPVGVGPWPGGPDAWPDDPRYDPELLANGDARNVVDAYRYWTMDAIVADLDTRRHAFHVAIENWQHDMNIGSIVRSANAFLAAEVHIIGKRRWNRRGAMVTDRYQHVRHHETVEDFAAWADAASLPVVAIDNVEGSEPLPAADLPERCVLLFGQEGPGLSPEALAAASATVQIEQYGSTRSMNASAAAAVVMYEWCRRWA; via the coding sequence CTGCCCGTCGGTGTGGGGCCGTGGCCGGGTGGGCCCGACGCATGGCCCGACGACCCGCGGTACGACCCCGAGCTGCTCGCGAACGGCGATGCGCGCAACGTCGTCGACGCCTATCGCTACTGGACGATGGACGCGATCGTCGCCGACCTCGATACCCGCCGCCACGCGTTCCACGTCGCGATCGAGAACTGGCAGCACGACATGAACATCGGCTCGATCGTGCGCAGCGCCAACGCGTTCCTGGCGGCCGAGGTGCACATCATCGGCAAGCGTCGCTGGAACCGCCGCGGCGCCATGGTCACCGACCGGTACCAGCACGTGCGTCACCACGAGACCGTCGAGGACTTCGCGGCGTGGGCGGATGCCGCATCCCTTCCCGTCGTCGCCATCGACAACGTCGAGGGCTCCGAGCCGCTCCCCGCCGCCGACCTGCCGGAGCGGTGCGTGCTGCTGTTCGGTCAGGAGGGACCCGGACTCTCGCCGGAGGCGCTGGCTGCGGCATCCGCCACGGTCCAGATCGAGCAGTACGGCTCGACGCGCTCGATGAACGCCAGCGCCGCGGCCGCCGTCGTCATGTACGAGTGGTGCCGCCGCTGGGCGTAG